CAGGTCGCTATAGAAATTTCCAATGAAAAAATAATGCGCCTCGGCGGGATGAAAAAGAGAACCGCCCGTGTAGGCGATCATGGCTATGCTCGTTAAAACAAAAAATGCAATGGACAGAAATATGGAAAGCTTCAGAGCCATGGCATCTCTGTGTATTCTAGCGCAAACCACACCTCCACGGGAAGTCGGTCAGACGGATTCCTGGCAGTGGGTTCACGGGCGAAATCGCAATTCCAAGAAGGGTTCCCGGAGACCATTTCTTCCATCCAGCGGGGCGCTCGCATAGAGGGAGCGTCACTTCCCGTTGGGGTCGGGCGCCAAGCCCTCGAAAACCCAGCGCAGGCCGCGGCTGTAGCTTTCGGCTTTGGTGCCGGCGTGGCGTTCGCCGTCCACGATGCGCCACTTCAGGGCGAGCCCTTTGTAATGGCGGCTTTCCAGGGTGTCGTGGAAGCGACGGATGCCCTGCGAAAAGTCGGGCCATTCTTCGCCTGCGGTGCTCAGGAACATCCGCACAGGCAGGGACTTCGATTTGCGGGAATAGGCGGCCTCGTAGGGGAGGAACCATGGCTCGAAAGGTTTGATGGCGGGACTGGCGGCGATGATCCCTTGGAAGAGCCCTGGAGCCTCGTAGGCGGCGTACAGGGCGAAGATCCCGCCCAACGAGCTTCCGCCCAGGACGCGGAAGGTGGTGTCCACCCGGTACTCCTTCTGCACGAAGGGAATGATCTGCTTGCGCAGCACGTCCAGGAAATCGGCACCGTGC
This DNA window, taken from Fibrobacterota bacterium, encodes the following:
- a CDS encoding alpha/beta hydrolase gives rise to the protein MNSNSRLMSVLVGLACACWAADPVYPVHSLGNSQIRDLPKSANGREYRLLVGLPYSYGSQPTKRYPVLYILDGFWDFTLVNGMYGNLLYDKAVPEFIIVGHSYPGENPKFDSLRNYDYQPVADPSRDPKALTTGHGADFLDVLRKQIIPFVQKEYRVDTTFRVLGGSSLGGIFALYAAYEAPGLFQGIIAASPAIKPFEPWFLPYEAAYSRKSKSLPVRMFLSTAGEEWPDFSQGIRRFHDTLESRHYKGLALKWRIVDGERHAGTKAESYSRGLRWVFEGLAPDPNGK